A region from the Streptomyces lydicus genome encodes:
- a CDS encoding ABC transporter permease, producing MSETTHDGAVAMSAPPSSDDGLTPAQRAQKYGLSQSGARPSLPEYVRQLWDRRHFISAFASAKLTAQYSQAKLGQVWQVATPLLNALVYYLIFGVLIGTSRGIDDFVPFLVTGVFIFTFTQSSVMAGTRAISGNLGLVRALHFPRACLPISFCLMQLQQLLFSMGVLVIILLGFGQVPTWSWLLALPALTLQFVFNTGLAMVMARMGAKTPDLAQLMPFIMRTWMYASGVMFSIDLILKGKHVPHFVEVLLNGNPAAVYIDLMRFALIDSFKANQLPPHVWAFAAGWALLAGVAGFVYFWKAEERYGRG from the coding sequence GTGAGCGAGACCACGCACGACGGTGCGGTCGCCATGAGTGCCCCGCCATCTTCCGATGACGGGCTCACCCCTGCCCAGCGGGCCCAGAAGTACGGGCTCTCGCAGAGCGGGGCCCGTCCCTCGCTGCCCGAGTACGTCCGGCAGCTGTGGGACCGGCGGCATTTCATCTCCGCGTTCGCCAGCGCCAAGCTGACGGCGCAGTACAGCCAGGCCAAGCTGGGCCAGGTCTGGCAGGTGGCGACGCCGCTGCTGAACGCGCTCGTGTACTACTTGATCTTCGGCGTACTGATCGGCACGAGCCGGGGCATTGACGACTTCGTCCCGTTCCTGGTCACCGGTGTCTTCATCTTCACCTTCACCCAGAGCTCGGTGATGGCCGGTACGCGGGCGATCTCCGGCAACCTCGGCCTGGTGCGGGCGCTGCACTTCCCGCGGGCCTGCCTGCCGATCTCGTTCTGCCTGATGCAGCTGCAGCAGCTGCTGTTCTCCATGGGCGTGCTGGTGATCATCCTGCTCGGCTTCGGACAGGTCCCGACCTGGTCGTGGCTGCTGGCCCTCCCGGCGCTGACGCTGCAGTTCGTCTTCAACACCGGCCTGGCGATGGTCATGGCGCGGATGGGCGCGAAGACCCCGGACCTGGCGCAGCTGATGCCCTTCATCATGCGGACGTGGATGTACGCGTCCGGCGTGATGTTCAGCATCGATCTGATCCTCAAGGGCAAGCACGTCCCGCACTTCGTGGAGGTCCTGCTCAACGGGAACCCGGCCGCGGTCTACATCGACCTGATGCGTTTCGCGCTGATCGACAGCTTCAAGGCGAACCAGTTGCCGCCCCATGTGTGGGCGTTCGCGGCCGGCTGGGCCCTGCTGGCCGGCGTGGCGGGCTTTGTGTACTTCTGGAAGGCTGAGGAGCGGTACGGACGTGGCTGA
- a CDS encoding ABC transporter ATP-binding protein, translated as MAEQKQGIEPTEAAEARIPTVIADDLHIVYRVYGTGAGKGSATAALNRIVRRKPSTGVREVHAVKGVSFTAYRGESIGLIGSNGSGKSTLLKAVAGLLPAERGKVYTHGQPSLLGVNAALMNDLTGEKNVLLGGLAMGMSREQVRERYDGIVDFSGINEKGDFISLPMRTYSSGMAARLRFSIAAAKDHDVLMIDEALATGDRSFQKRSEARIRELRKEAGTVFLVSHNNKSIRDTCDRTLWLERGELLMDGPTDEVIKAYEKETGK; from the coding sequence GTGGCTGAACAGAAGCAGGGCATCGAGCCGACCGAGGCCGCCGAGGCCCGTATCCCGACGGTGATCGCGGACGATCTGCACATCGTCTACCGCGTCTACGGCACCGGTGCGGGCAAGGGCAGCGCCACCGCGGCGCTGAACCGGATCGTGCGCCGCAAGCCCTCCACGGGGGTGCGCGAGGTGCATGCGGTCAAGGGGGTTTCCTTCACCGCCTACCGCGGTGAGTCGATCGGCCTGATCGGTTCCAACGGTTCGGGCAAGTCGACGCTGCTCAAGGCGGTCGCCGGCCTGCTGCCCGCCGAGCGCGGCAAGGTCTACACCCACGGCCAGCCCTCGCTGCTGGGCGTGAACGCGGCCCTGATGAACGACCTGACCGGCGAGAAGAACGTCCTGCTGGGCGGCCTGGCCATGGGCATGAGCCGCGAACAGGTCCGCGAGCGCTACGACGGCATCGTCGACTTCTCCGGCATCAACGAGAAGGGCGACTTCATCTCGCTGCCGATGCGCACCTACTCCTCCGGCATGGCCGCCCGCCTGCGGTTCTCCATCGCCGCCGCCAAGGACCACGACGTCCTGATGATCGACGAGGCGCTGGCCACCGGCGACCGCAGCTTCCAGAAGCGCTCCGAGGCCCGCATCCGCGAACTGCGCAAGGAGGCCGGCACGGTCTTCCTCGTCAGCCACAACAACAAGTCCATCCGCGACACCTGCGACCGGACCCTGTGGCTGGAGCGCGGCGAGCTGCTGATGGACGGCCCGACGGATGAAGTGATCAAGGCGTACGAAAAGGAGACGGGCAAATAG